From a single Rutidosis leptorrhynchoides isolate AG116_Rl617_1_P2 chromosome 5, CSIRO_AGI_Rlap_v1, whole genome shotgun sequence genomic region:
- the LOC139848441 gene encoding uncharacterized protein encodes MKDIAATKLERNSKIVKLNIVCSDGISIDAELFYNESKLVQAGYQNDVGFIEVESNSKIIHMVEIYCAIRAKIENHYAPYHFTLDVDFDKEEEDYDKLQQKLNSYNSNFRQRNQVYALDLMIAAFDLEIKSLIDWMMKDIDDIFMKMTSDDEVYKFFFVNLNEEYNLHKLEFEDLVEDLENYWWAFKKADNWDHELLKVPFREYKTLPYEQRLVYYTIILLFWYFFFTTMANNTFPF; translated from the exons ATGAAAGATATAGCAGCGACTAAACTCGAAAGGAATAGCAAAATCGTTAAGTTGAATATTGTTTGTTCGGATGGGATATCTATTGACGCCGAGCTCTTTTACAATGAGTCTAAATTGGTCCAAGCCGGTTACCAGAACGATGTTGGCTTCATTGAAGTCGAAAGCAATAGCAAAATCATTCACATGGTTGAAATATACTGTGCGATACGTGCCAAGATCGAGAATCATTATGCTCCTTATCATTTTACTTTGGATGTTGATTTTGATAAAGAGGAGGAGGATTACGACAAACTCCAACAAAAATTGAATTCTTACAATTCCAACTTTCGCCAACGCAATCAAGTCTATGCTCTTGATCTTATGATT GCTGCTTTCGATTTGGAGATAAAGAGCCTCATCGACTGGATGATGAAAGACATTGATGACATCTTCATGAAAATGACAAGTGATGATGAGGTTTACAAATTCTTCTTTGTCAATTTGAACGAAGAGTATAATCTGCATAAATTGGAATTTGAAGATTTGGTAGAGGACCTCGAGAATTACTGGTGGGCTTTTAAAAAAg CCGATAATTGGGATCATGAGTTATTAAAAGTGCCATTCCGTGAGTATAAAACCCTACCTTATGAACAACGGTTAGTTTATTATACTATTATTTTACTCTTTTGGTACTTTTTTTTT ACGACTATGGCTAACAACACATTTCCTTTTTAG